A window from Plasmodium chabaudi chabaudi strain AS genome assembly, chromosome: 11 encodes these proteins:
- a CDS encoding cdc2-related kinase 2, putative translates to MEKYHGLEKIGEGTYGVVYKAQNSDGESFALKKIRLEKEDEGIPSTAIREISILKELRHSNIVKLYDVIHAKKRLILVFEHLDQDLKKLIDVCDGGLESVTAKSFLLQLLNGIAYCHEHRVLHRDLKPQNLLINREGELKIADFGLARAFGIPARRYTHEVVTLWYRAPDILMGSKKYSTPIDIWSVGCIFAEMVNGRPLFPGVSDTDQLMRIFKILGTPNSQNWPDVFKLPKYDPNFPVYEPLPWETFIKGLDDTGIDLLSKMLKLDPNQRITAKQAIEHPYFKETS, encoded by the exons atggaaaaatacCATGGTTTGGAAAAAATTGGAGAAGGTACATATGGTGTAGTGTACAAAGCGCAAAACAGTGATGGGGAGTCATttgcattaaaaaaaataagattGGAAAAGGAGGATGAAGGAATTCCATCAACTG CCATTAGGGAAATTAGTATTTTAAAAGAGTTAAGGCATTCAAATATAGTTAAGTTGTATGATGTCATACATGCTAAAAAAAGATTAATATTGGTCTTTGAGCATCTAGACCAAGATCTCAAGAAGCTTATAGATGTTTGTGATg gaGGACTCGAATCAGTTACAGCAAAATCGTTTTTATTGCAACTTCTAAATGGCATTGCATATTGCCATGAACATAGAGTGTTACATCGTGATTTGAAGccacaaaatttattaataaatagaGAAGgggaattaaaaattgcCGATTTTGGGCTCGCAAG agcCTTTGGAATACCTGCTCGAAGGTATACTCATGAAGTTGTAACATTATGGTATAGAGCCCCAGATATTTTAATGGGATCAAAGAAATATTCAACTCCAATTGATATATGGAGTGTTGGATGCATATTTGCCGAGATGGTAAATGGTAGGCCATTATTTCCGGGGGTATCGGATACCGATCAACTTATGagaatattcaaaatattagGAACTCCAAATTCTCAAAATTGGCCTGATGTTTTTAAACTCCCGAAATATGATCCTAATTTTCCAGTTTATGAGCCTTTGCCATGGGAAAcattt aTAAAAGGATTAGATGATACTGGAATTGATTTGCTCTCAAAAATGCTTAAATTGGATCCCAACCAAAGAATTACTGCGAAGCAAGCGATAGAACATCCGTATTTTAAAGAAACTAGTTAA
- a CDS encoding elongation factor 1-alpha, putative, with protein MGKEKTHINLVVIGHVDSGKSTTTGHIIYKLGGIDRRTIEKFEKESAEMGKGSFKYAWVLDKLKAERERGITIDIALWKFETPRYFFTVIDAPGHKDFIKNMITGTSQADVALLVVPAEVGGFEGAFSKEGQTKEHALLAFTLGVKQIVVGVNKMDTVKYSEDRYEEIKKEVKDYLKKVGYQADKVDFIPISGFEGDNLIEKSDKTPWYKGRTLIEALDTMEPPKRPYDKPLRIPLQGVYKIGGIGTVPVGRVETGILKAGMVLNFAPSAVVSECKSVEMHKEVLEEARPGDNIGFNVKNVSVKEIKRGYVASDTKNEPAKGCSKFTAQVIILNHPGEIKNGYTPVLDCHTSHISCKFLNIDSKIDKRSGKVVEENPKAIKSGDSALVTLEPKKPMVVETFTEYPPLGRFAIRDMRQTIAVGIIKSVEKKEPGAVSAKAPAKK; from the coding sequence atggGAAAGGAAAAAACTCACATTAACTTAGTCGTCATAGGGCATGTCGATAGTGGTAAATCCACAACTACTGGTCAcattatttacaaattaGGAGGTATTGATAGGAGAACTATTGAAAAGTTCGAAAAAGAATCAGCTGAAATGGGAAAAGGTAGTTTCAAATATGCATGGGTTTTAGATAAACTTAAAGCCGAAAGAGAAAGAGGTATCACCATTGATATTGCTTTATGGAAATTTGAAACCCCAAGATATTTCTTCACAGTTATTGATGCACCAGGTCACAAagattttattaaaaatatgattacTGGTACTTCCCAAGCTGATGTTGCCTTATTGGTTGTTCCAGCTGAAGTTGGTGGTTTTGAAGGTGCTTTCTCCAAAGAAGGTCAAACTAAAGAACACGCTTTATTAGCCTTTACTTTAGGAGTTAAACAAATTGTTGTTGGTGTTAACAAGATGGATACAGTTAAATATTCAGAAGATCGTTATGAAGAAATCAAGAAAGAAGTTAAGGATTACTTAAAGAAAGTCGGATATCAAGCCGATAAAGTTGACTTTATCCCAATATCTGGTTTCGAAGGTGATAACTTAATTGAAAAATCAGATAAAACCCCATGGTATAAGGGAAGAACCCTTATTGAAGCTTTGGATACTATGGAACCACCAAAGAGACCATATGACAAACCATTAAGAATTCCATTACAAGGTGTATACAAAATTGGTGGTATTGGTACTGTCCCTGTAGGTCGAGTTGAAACTGGTATTTTAAAAGCTGGTATGGTATTAAACTTTGCACCATCCGCTGTTGTTTCGGAATGTAAATCAGTTGAAATGCACAAAGAAGTTTTAGAAGAAGCCAGACCAGGAGATAACATTGGATTTAACGTTAAAAACGTATCAGTCaaagaaattaaaagagGATATGTCGCTTCAGATACTAAGAATGAACCAGCTAAGGGATGCTCTAAATTTACAGCCCAAGTTATTATCTTAAATCACCCTGGTGAAATCAAAAACGGTTATACTCCAGTTTTAGATTGTCACACATCTCACATTTcttgtaaatttttaaatatcgACTCTAAAATCGATAAACGTTCAGGAAAAGTCGTTGAAGAAAATCCAAAAGCCATCAAATCAGGTGATTCAGCTTTAGTTACTTTAGAGCCAAAGAAACCTATGGTTGTTGAAACTTTCACTGAATACCCACCATTAGGAAGATTTGCCATCAGAGATATGAGACAAACTATTGCCGTCGGTATTATCAAATCAGTTGAAAAGAAAGAACCAGGAGCTGTCTCAGCTAAAGCCCCAgcaaagaaataa
- a CDS encoding elongation factor 1-alpha, putative → MGKEKTHINLVVIGHVDSGKSTTTGHIIYKLGGIDRRTIEKFEKESAEMGKGSFKYAWVLDKLKAERERGITIDIALWKFETPRYFFTVIDAPGHKDFIKNMITGTSQADVALLVVPAEVGGFEGAFSKEGQTKEHALLAFTLGVKQIVVGVNKMDTVKYSEDRYEEIKKEVKDYLKKVGYQADKVDFIPISGFEGDNLIEKSDKTPWYKGRTLIEALDTMEPPKRPYDKPLRIPLQGVYKIGGIGTVPVGRVETGILKAGMVLNFAPSAVVSECKSVEMHKEVLEEARPGDNIGFNVKNVSVKEIKRGYVASDTKNEPAKGCSKFTAQVIILNHPGEIKNGYTPVLDCHTSHISCKFLNIDSKIDKRSGKVVEENPKAIKSGDSALVTLEPKKPMVVETFTEYPPLGRFAIRDMRQTIAVGIIKSVEKKEPGAVSAKAPAKK, encoded by the coding sequence atggGAAAGGAAAAAACTCACATTAACTTAGTCGTCATAGGGCATGTCGATAGTGGTAAATCCACAACTACTGGTCAcattatttacaaattaGGAGGTATTGATAGGAGAACTATTGAAAAGTTCGAAAAAGAATCAGCTGAAATGGGAAAAGGTAGTTTCAAATATGCATGGGTTTTAGATAAACTTAAAGCCGAAAGAGAAAGAGGTATCACCATTGATATTGCTTTATGGAAATTTGAAACCCCAAGATATTTCTTCACAGTTATTGATGCACCAGGTCACAAagattttattaaaaatatgattacTGGTACTTCCCAAGCTGATGTTGCCTTATTGGTTGTTCCAGCTGAAGTTGGTGGTTTTGAAGGTGCTTTCTCCAAAGAAGGTCAAACTAAAGAACACGCTTTATTAGCCTTTACTTTAGGAGTTAAACAAATTGTTGTTGGTGTTAACAAGATGGATACAGTTAAATATTCAGAAGATCGTTATGAAGAAATCAAGAAAGAAGTTAAGGATTACTTAAAGAAAGTCGGATATCAAGCCGATAAAGTTGACTTTATCCCAATATCTGGTTTCGAAGGTGATAACTTAATTGAAAAATCAGATAAAACCCCATGGTATAAGGGAAGAACCCTTATTGAAGCTTTGGATACTATGGAACCACCAAAGAGACCATATGACAAACCATTAAGAATTCCATTACAAGGTGTATACAAAATTGGTGGTATTGGTACTGTCCCTGTAGGTCGAGTTGAAACTGGTATTTTAAAAGCTGGTATGGTATTAAACTTTGCACCATCCGCTGTTGTTTCGGAATGTAAATCAGTTGAAATGCACAAAGAAGTTTTAGAAGAAGCCAGACCAGGAGATAACATTGGATTTAACGTTAAAAACGTATCAGTCaaagaaattaaaagagGATATGTCGCTTCAGATACTAAGAATGAACCAGCTAAGGGATGCTCTAAATTTACAGCCCAAGTTATTATCTTAAATCACCCTGGTGAAATCAAAAACGGTTATACTCCAGTTTTAGATTGTCACACATCTCACATTTcttgtaaatttttaaatatcgACTCTAAAATCGATAAACGTTCAGGAAAAGTCGTTGAAGAAAATCCAAAAGCCATCAAATCAGGTGATTCAGCTTTAGTTACTTTAGAGCCAAAGAAACCTATGGTTGTTGAAACTTTCACTGAATACCCACCATTAGGAAGATTTGCCATCAGAGATATGAGACAAACTATTGCCGTCGGTATTATTAAATCAGTTGAAAAGAAAGAACCAGGAGCTGTTTCAGCCAAGGCACCAGCaaagaaataa
- a CDS encoding glutamate--tRNA ligase, putative — protein MKLIFLLASIFISCATVSQSKLKSEFIINEKWPVKLLYYKKGGLGFILNNTKTANYKYKNKCACKKYDNQTGDPPINTPRFRFAPSPTGFLHVGGCRTFLYNYILAKQMNGKLIFRLEDTDMNRNTKDSLSEIIKDLKWMNLDWDEGPYKQSENMEKYKTIAHDFVKEGKAYYCFCTKDELNEKKEMTKAMKKKYIYDRTCRHLNDETINKYLGENRLYAIRFKSPIERKVVLNDILKNNIEEIVDEDFIILRSNFLPTYNFAASVDDHFMKISHVIRGVEHISNTFKQILVIEALNGEIPRYAHIPVITNLDKKKISKRNNEYLIRNLREEGFKPECVVNYLATLGWSPISTREFYTLDELIEHFNIHMVNKSSVVFNIKKLKWMNKNYLLNEDSKKYLEEAVKYLFQDEMITDRHKEFVELCISIFKNDVHDYGELKKSITDTISYDYVGNNLNSYDTDLKQVAILLCNWFEEYKDDNINLEHIMDKNFNMLIEYICKNTKFMKKDILLRIRILLTFQKKGIPFINLLKIWISAQKNNIRNYVPLSKRLEYIKSIFNI, from the exons atgaaattaatttttcttttagctagcatatttataagttGCGCAACTGTATCACAAAGTAAGCTTAAGTCTGAATTCATAATCAATGAAAAATGGCcagtaaaattattatattataaaaagggGGGTTTaggttttatattaaataatactaAAACAGCCaactataaatataagaacAAATGCgcttgtaaaaaatatgataatcaAACTGGTGATCCCCCTATAAATACACCTCGGTTTCGATTTGCTCCAAGTCCAACTGGATTTTTACATGTAGGGGGGTGCAGAACAtttctatataattatattttggcaaaacaaatgaatggaaaattaatatttcgGCTGGAAGACACAGACATGAATAGGAATACAAAAGATTCGTTGAGTGAAATAATTAAGGATctaaa ATGGATGAATTTGGATTGGGATGAGGGCCCATATAAACAATCtgaaaatatggaaaaatacAA AACAATTGCCCATGATTTTGTTAAGGAAGGAAAAgcttattattgtttttgcACAAAAGATGAacttaatgaaaaaaaggaaatg ACAAAAgctatgaaaaaaaagtatatatatgataggACATGTAGACACCTAAATGATGAgactataaataaatatttaggAGAGAATCGATTATATGCAATAAGATTTAAATCACCAATTGAAAGAAAAGTTGTATTAAAtgacattttaaaaaataatatagaagaAATTGTAGATGAagattttatcattttaagAAGCAACTTTTTACCAACCTATAATTTTGCAGCTTCAGTAGATGACCATTTCATGAAAATATCTCATGTTATAAGAGGAGTTGAGCATATTTCCAACACATTCAA ACAAATATTAGTGATAGAAGCCTTAAATGGGGAAATCCCACGTTATGCCCATATACCTGTTATAACCAatttagataaaaaaaaaattagcaagagaaataatgaatatttaattagGAATTTaag GGAAGAAGGATTTAAGCCTGAATGCGTTGTTAATTATTTGGCTACTCTTGGATGGAGCCCCATTTCGACGag AGAGTTTTATACCTTAGATGAACTCATAGAGCACTTTAATATCCATATGGTAAATAAATCTTCTGTAGtctttaatataaaaaaactaaaatGGATGAAtaagaattatttattaaatgaagatagtaaaaaatatttagagGAGGCAGTAAAATATCTATTTCAGGATGAAATGATAACAGATAGACATAAAGAATTTGTTGAGTTATGTATtagcatatttaaaaatgatgtgCATGATTATGgcgaattaaaaaaaagtatcaCCGACACCATTTCTTATGATTATGTgggaaataatttaaatagcTATGATACTGATTTAAAACAAGTTGCAATTTTGTTATGTAATTGGTTTGAAGAATATAaagatgataatattaacTTAGAGCATATAATGGACAAAAATTTCAACATGTTGATAgagtatatatgtaaaaataccaaatttatgaaaaaagacATTTTATTAAGAATTCGCATACTTTTGAcgtttcaaaaaaaaggtattccctttataaatttattgaaaatatggatatcagctcaaaaaaataatatacgaAATTATGTTCCCCTTAGTAAAAGGCTTGAATACATAAAGAGTATATTTAACATATAA
- a CDS encoding dynein light chain, putative, which yields MEHTEKKKYSSLFEIKGICMNSENCEKISKISLKAIKENKFEKDIASQIKMKCDNDELLNKDNLNDENYLNIKENLKNENIGSWQCIVGKNFAFSINYQIDCMIYFQHKSTKLTILIYKSI from the coding sequence atggagcatacagagaaaaaaaaatattcttccCTATTCGAAATAAAAGGTATTTGCATGAATAGTGaaaattgtgaaaaaatatccaaaataagtttaaaggcaattaaagaaaataaatttgagAAAGACATAGCAAGCcagataaaaatgaagtGTGATAATGATGAGCTACTAAATAAAgacaatttaaatgatgaaaattatttaaatataaaagaaaatttgaaaaatgaaaacattGGATCATGGCAATGTATTGTTGGGAAAAATTTTGCATTCTCCataaattatcaaattgattgcatgatttattttcagCATAAATCAACCaaattaacaattttgatatacaaatcaatataa
- a CDS encoding DNA helicase, putative, whose amino-acid sequence METFNFGKYKGKTFEEVFENHKSYVTWVKNLENPTGSLIEFKNYVLRREKHGGNCGDTNAEYSEYSNKYGNTNNYGSDNYYGYGNKYKTDQSQNGSFNYKQNGYDNKISVNKMNSSEHKFYEQNIMNEIANRYNNKEEEKPELDIIVAFEIFNNDSFKIVQKDNNNKKYSNFKNFVPKELFKILSEFNPTLKKVNNYSCVTFESDKYEYVLNNLAEKCTILGGIHSIPNFLLKCFQNYSKFSQPQKISEVTANILTNTMCSYTKEHYDDLNFLLGEKLAEELKNFQKEGIHFGLKKNGRVLIGDEMGLGKTLQALALMAFYNKDWPFIVVCPSSIRFQWKDQALRWLPHLIEEKDICVIKSGKMDIPRNTKMIIISYELITKNDKYQNKYKCIVCDESHYLKNSFSKRTKAIVPIIKSAKRCVLLSGTPALNKPSELYEQVSSIIPNLFNYNEFCDRYCYKDKNIYTRKIEYVGCKHTEELHLFLTNTIMIRRLKKDVLKELPDKLRSKIPIEIPQNELSEILLYAKKLESKKNININDLDNISLSRFNDFNSNHDNNIDEENITISQLFKMTGYAKVKAIKEYITYLIDADIKFLLFCHHKLVMDEIDEFLKEKKLGFIRVDGLTPIDKREVYIKNFQSDEKIRIAILSITACGVGLNLTAANTVVFGELYWVPGQMIQAEDRAHRIGTTHDTINIHYLVAQNTIDEVVWKIINRKWNTLTTALNGAEDSLNVKEVSKFDKFMLDLTNDTNKSYPTSLVNTPKIKRRSSEYKALINNANTKKYPDIRDFFKKDEKNTDTERQKSMDMLSEKSVDLWEDEKENDYPSYDSTHKYLEKSGTTLFEKKRANYSPPKNYDSDNSTSNILTKKYKTEII is encoded by the coding sequence atggagaCATTTAATTTCGGGAAATATAAAGGAAAGACATTTGAAGAAGTTTTTGAAAACCATAAATCCTATGTAACATGGGTTAAAAATCTTGAAAATCCTACAGGATCTTTAATTgagtttaaaaattatgttttaaGAAGAGAAAAACACGGTGGAAATTGTGGAGATACAAATGCGGAATACTCCGAatatagtaataaatatgggAACACCAACAATTATGGAAGCGATAATTATTATGGGtatggaaataaatataagacTGATCAAAGCCAAAATGGAAGTTtcaattataaacaaaatggatatgataataaaattagtgtgaacaaaatgaatagtTCAGAACACAAGTTTTATGagcaaaatataatgaacgAAATAGCCAatagatataataataaggaGGAGGAAAAACCTGAATTGGATATAATTGTGGCATTTGAAATATTCAATAATGAtagttttaaaattgtacaaaaagacaataataataaaaaatattcgaattttaaaaattttgtacCAAAAgaactttttaaaatactATCTGAATTTAATCCAACATTAAAAAaggtaaataattattcttGTGTAACTTTTGAATCAGATAAATATGAGTATgtgttaaataatttagcAGAGAAATGTACAATATTAGGAGGTATACATAGTATAcccaattttttattaaaatgttttcaaaattattcaaaGTTTTCACAACCCCAAAAAATATCTGAAGTAActgcaaatatattaacaaatacAATGTGCTCATATACTAAAGAGCATTATGATGATTTAAATTTCTTGTTAGGTGAAAAATTAGCTGAGGAATTAAAAAACTTTCAAAAAGAAGGAATACATTTTggtctaaaaaaaaatggaagagTATTAATAGGTGATGAGATGGGTTTAGGAAAAACATTACAAGCATTAGCTTTAATGGCATTTTATAACAAAGATTGGCCTTTCATAGTAGTATGTCCATCATCTATTCGATTTCAATGGAAAGACCAGGCTTTAAGATGGCTACCTCATTTAATTGAGGAAAAAGATATATGTGTTATTAAAAGTGGAAAAATGGATATACCTCGTAATACtaaaatgattataatttcttatgaattaattacaaaaaatgataagtatcaaaataaatataaatgtattgTTTGTGATGAAtcacattatttaaaaaattctttttcaaaaagAACGAAAGCAATAGTAcctataataaaaagtgcAAAAAGGTGTGTATTATTATCTGGTACACCCGCATTAAATAAACCATCAgaattatatgaacaagTTTCGAGTATAATACCTAATTTATTCaattataatgaattttGTGATAGGTATTGTTATaaagacaaaaatatatacactaGAAAAATAGAATACGTTGGTTGCAAACACACAGAAGAgttacatttatttttaacaaacACTATTATGATAAGaagattaaaaaaagatgtGTTAAAGGAATTACCAGACAAATTACGATCAAAAATTCCTATTGAAATACCTCAAAACGAATTGAGTGAAATTTTACTATATGctaaaaaattagaaagcaaaaaaaatataaatattaatgatcTTGATAATATTAGCTTATCTAGGTTTAATGATTTTAATTCAAAtcatgataataatattgatgaagaaaatataacaatttctcaattatttaaaatgacGGGTTATGCAAAAGTTAAAGCTATAAAggaatatattacatatttaattgatgcggatattaaatttttattattttgccATCATAAATTAGTCATGGATGAAATCgatgaatttttaaaagaaaaaaaactgGGCTTTATAAGAGTCGATGGTTTAACTCCAATAGATAAAAGAgaagtatatattaaaaattttcaaagtgatgaaaaaattagaatTGCTATATTATCTATAACTGCATGTGGTGTTGGTTTAAATTTAACAGCAGCTAATACTGTTGTTTTTGGAGAACTGTATTGGGTTCCTGGACAAATGATACAAGCTGAAGATCGAGCACATAGAATTGGAACAACACATgatacaataaatatacattacTTAGTTGCACAAAATACTATTGATGAAGTTGTTTGGAAGATTATTAACAGAAAATGGAATACTCTAACTACAGCATTAAATGGTGCTGAAGACTCATTAAATGTAAAAGAAGTTAGTAAGtttgataaatttatgttAGACTTAACAAATGATACTAATAAATCGTATCCAACATCTCTTGTTAATACACCTAAGATTAAACGGAGGTCATCTGAATATAAGGCACTGATAAATAATGCCAATACCAAAAAATATCCCGATATAAGggattttttcaaaaaggacgaaaaaaatacagaCACAGAAAGGCAAAAATCTATGGATATGTTATCTGAAAAATCAGTCGATTTATGGGAAGATGAGAAGGAAAATGATTATCCGTCATATGATTCAACgcataaatatttagaaaaatcAGGCACTACGTTGTTCGAAAAAAAGAGAGCTAATTATTCCCCACCAAAAAATTACGACTCTGACAATAGTAcctcaaatattttaactaaaaaatataaaacagaaatcatttaa